The following proteins are co-located in the Neodiprion virginianus isolate iyNeoVirg1 chromosome 6, iyNeoVirg1.1, whole genome shotgun sequence genome:
- the LOC124307847 gene encoding 60S ribosomal protein L4 — MSLSSARPLITVYSEKNEPSGETISLPSVFKAPIRPDVVNFVHQQMSKNSRQPYCVSKEAGHQTSAESWGTGRAVARIPRVRGGGTHRSGQGAFGNMCRGGRMFAPTKPWRRWHRRINVNQKRYALVSSIAASGVPALVQSKGHMVQEVPEFPLVVSDKIQEYNKTKQAVIFLRRIKAWNDIQKVYKSQRFRAGKGKMRNRRRIQRRGPLIIYGQDQGLRKAFRNIPGVDLMNINKLNLLKLAPGGHVGRFIIWTKSAFDQLDALYGTWRKESQLKDGYNLPFPKMANTDLARLLKSDEIRKVLRAPRKKVVRSVKKLNPLNNTRAMLRLNPYAAVLKRRAILTANKRQLARDLLLAEKRGIKLSPKSTIAKTQKTLEIRKKQILKAKAAKPKKPKAPKAAKPAAKAAAPAPAKVAAKPAPAKK, encoded by the exons TCGTTATCATCAGCGCGTCCCCTTATTACTGTGTATAGTGAGAAAAATGAACCTAGCGGAGAGACGATCTCTCTTCCTTCAGTGTTCAAAGCACCCATCCGTCCCGATGTGGTGAACTTTGTACACCAGCAGATGTCAAAAAACAGTCGTCAGCCGTATTGTGTATCTAAAGAGGCTG GACATCAAACTTCCGCCGAGTCATGGGGTACCGGTCGTGCTGTTGCACGTATCCCACGTGTTCGTGGAGGAGGTACACACCGTTCCGGTCAGGGTGCTTTTGGTAACATGTGTCGTGGAGGTCGCATGTTTGCGCCAACCAAGCCATGGCGCCGCTGGCACCGACGCATTAATGTGAATCAGAAACGTTATGCTCTTGTTTCGTCTATCGCTGCTTCCGGTGTACCAGCCCTCGTACAATCCAAGG GTCACATGGTGCAGGAAGTTCCAGAATTCCCATTGGTAGTTTCGGACAAAATCCAGGAGTACAACAAGACCAAGCAAGCCGTGATCTTTTTGCGTCGCATTAAGGCTTGGAATGACATTCAAAAG GTCTACAAATCCCAACGATTCCGTGCCGGTAAGGGTAAAATGCGTAACCGTCGTCGTATTCAACGCCGTGGACCTTTGATCATCTATGGACAAGATCAG GGATTACGTAAGGCTTTCCGCAACATCCCAGGTGTAGACCTGATGAACATCAACAAACTAAACCTGCTGAAGCTGGCACCGGGTGGCCACGTTGGTCGCTTCATCATCTGGACCAAATCCGCTTTCGATCAGTTGGATGCTTTGTACGGTACATGGCGTAAAGAGTCCCAGTTGAAGGATGGTTACAATCTACCATTCCCCAAGATGGCAAACACCGACCTTGCCAGGCTCCTTAAGTCCGACGAGATCCGCAAGGTCCTCAGGGCTCCAAG AAAGAAGGTTGTACGTTCCGTTAAGAAGCTGAACCCCCTGAACAATACGCGCGCTATGTTGCGTCTGAACCCGTACGCTGCTGTATTGAAACGCAGGGCTATTTTAACCGCTAACAAACGTCAACTGGCGAGGGATCTTTTACTGGCCGAGAAACGAGGA ATCAAGCTTTCCCCGAAGTCGACTATCGCGAAAACCCAGAAAACTCTGGAGATTCGTAAAAAGCAGATCTTGAAAGCGAAGGCGGCCAAACCGAAGAAGCCGAAAGCGCCAAAGGCAGCCAAACCCGCGGCAAAAGCGGCTGCACCCGCACCCGCTAAAGTAGCGGCTAAGCCAGCCCCAGCTAAGAAGTGA
- the LOC124307851 gene encoding uncharacterized protein LOC124307851 has product MYGKGAECTNCEGDCGLGCGCRSCLGCNNSTKNVCSSNMDSVKIPVKLPGPGYVMQILNAGLGSDNLYEAKLLLAPEIDMSSIKITVKDDNLRVSAQRSLGDLAHELPDILEKSALGDLVKMSIKHSENFLIPKSVDGDEMRAVMDNKQRLLTLTAPLQTVSKSKNCCYG; this is encoded by the exons ATGTACGGGAAAGGTGCAGAATGCACAAATTGCGAAGGGGACTGTGGCTTAGGGTGCGGCTGCAGGTCCTGTCTCGGATGCAATAATTCGACCAAAAATGTCTGTTCTTCCAACATGGATTCGGTGAAAATACCCGTTAAACTACCGGGACCCGGATATGTGATGCAAATACTCAATGCCGGCTTGGGAAGCGACAATTTATACGAG GCAAAACTTCTACTGGCCCCGGAGATAGACATGTCGTCTATCAAGATCACTGTGAAAGACGATAACCTGAGGGTGTCGGCACAGCGGTCCCTGGGGGATCTCGCCCACGAGCTACCTGATATACTGGAAAAGTCAGCCCTGGGGGATCTTGTAAAAATGTCAATAAAACACTcggagaattttttgataccTAAATCTGTGGACGGTGACGAGATGCGTGCCGTCATGGATAACAAGCAGAGGCTCCTGACCCTGACTGCGCCTCTGCAAACGGTGTCCAAGAGTAAGAATTGCTGCTACGGATAA
- the LOC124307990 gene encoding neuronal acetylcholine receptor subunit alpha-10-like, with protein MGWWGTRKFSLESAGEKLETLTSSHHPMEPIARQTRLILVAILFAFGCCDEHEYRLTKYLLEGYDAAVRPAENSSEPLAVIFGLSLHHIIDVDEKNQILTTNCWVTQAWTDHHLKWNASEFAGIRVIRVPFNRVWRPDTILYNNADPQYSSAVINTNVIVSHTGEVIWLSHGIFRSSCDIDVEFFPFDEQRCALKWASWTYDGYQLELEKQSEQGDVSNYQANGEFDLVDFSARKNIQFYSCCPEPYPDITYEIRLRRRPMFYVFNLILPCILINGIALLVFYVPSESGEKVTLGISALLSMTVFLMTIRETLPPTEKTPLISLYYGVSICLVSFASGLAVVTLNLHHRGVRGTRVPAVVRSLVLEKLARVVFLNFHEDMPEPTRKKKCPLHCKPDISPPASSQVQMSPKYLPRRNDSANSSPEAGMEAQWSRVLGRVHATIDRNERRLTEQERRERTELEWKQVALVSDRALLCIFFLTTIISTTVILCGSPPTEPIK; from the exons ATGGGATGGTGGGGGACGAGGAAGTTCTCGCTTGAATCTGCTGGCGAAAAGCTGGAGACCCTCACTAGTTCTCATCATCCCATGGAGCCCATCGCTAGGCAAACACGTCTCATCCTCGTAGCGATTTTATTCGCATTCG GCTGCTGTGACGAGCATGAATACAGACTGACCAAGTATCTCCTCGAGGGATACGATGCGGCTGTTCGACCAGCCGAAAATTCTTCCGAACCGTTGGCCGTCATCTTTGGTTTATCTCTCCACCACATTATCGACGTC gATGAGAAAAACCAAATATTGACCACCAACTGCTGGGTCACTCAAGCCTGGACGGATCATCACCTGAAATGGAACGCCTCAGAATTTGCCGGTATCAGGGTAATTCGCGTCCCTTTTAACCGAGTATGGCGACCGGACACAATTTTATACAACAA CGCCGATCCTCAGTACAGTTCGGCAGTTATCAACACGAACGTGATTGTCAGTCACACCGGTGAAGTGATATGGCTAAGTCACGGGATTTTTCGCAGCAGCTGTGACATCGACGTGGAATTTTTCCCCTTCGACGAGCAGCGATGCGCCCTAAAGTGGGCATCCTGGACGTACGATGGTTACCAG CTGGAATTGGAAAAGCAGAGCGAACAGGGAGACGTGAGTAATTACCAGGCAAACGGGGAATTCGATCTGGTAGATTTCTCGGCGAGGAAAAACATCCAGTTTTACTCGTGTTGCCCTGAACCTTATCCCGACATAACGTACGAAATTCGACTGCGACGTCGTCCCATGTTCTACGTTTTCAACCTGATTCTACCCTGCATACTCATCAACGGAATCG cTCTTCTCGTTTTCTACGTGCCATCGGAGTCTGGCGAAAAAGTCACCCTTGGCATATCGGCCCTTCTCTCTATGACTGTTTTTCTCATGACGATTCGTGAAACTCTGCCGCCGACGGAGAAAACGCCTTTGATAA GTCTTTATTATGGGGTAAGTATTTGTCTGGTGTCCTTCGCATCCGGCCTGGCGGTGGTCACGTTGAATTTACACCACCGAGGTGTGAGGGGCACAAGAGTTCCAGCGGTGGTGAGGTCCTTGGTCCTCGAGAAATTGGCACGTGTTGTATTTCTCAATTTCCATGAg GACATGCCCGAGCCGacaaggaaaaagaaatgcCCTCTTCACTGCAAACCGGACATCAGTCCACCGGCTTCGTCTCAGGTGCAAATGTCGCCTAAATATCTGCCCAGGAGGAACGACAGCGCGAACAGCAGCCCGG AAGCTGGCATGGAGGCCCAATGGTCCCGGGTTCTGGGTCGGGTTCATGCCACAATTGACAGGAACGAACGTCGACTAACGGAGCAGGAACGCAGGGAGAGAACGGAGCTTGAATGGAAGCAGGTCGCCTTGGTCAGCGATCGAGCTTTGCTCtgcattttctttctcacgACGATAATCAGCACGACGGTTATTCTCTGCGGATCGCCGCCGACGGAACCGATCAAATGA
- the LOC124307852 gene encoding calmodulin-like protein 4, translating to MARYFREEDIDEFRECFYLFARSGQIKTLDELTIIMRSLGLSPTIAELNKYLKDKGGKMSFADFLEVMHHQTRQENLPKEVIEAFKAADTSRNGSIPARQLAHMLLHWGEKLSAKEVEQIFREANVSPNGQVRYEDFVKIACAPVPDYY from the exons ATG GCCCGTTACTTCCGAGAAGAAGATATAGACG AGTTCAGGGAATGCTTCTACCTTTTCGCACGAAGTGGGCAAATCAAAACACTCGATGAATTGACCATTATAATGCGATCGTTGGGTCTGAGTCCGACAATTGCTGAGCTGAACAAATATCTCAAAGACAAAG GTGGTAAAATGTCCTTTGCTGATTTCCTTGAGGTGATGCATCACCAAACGAGACAGGAAAATCTTCCCAAAGAAGTTATCGAGGCATTCAAAGCTGCCGATACTTCTAGGAACGGTTCAATTCCTGCCAGACAGTTAGCTCACATGCTACTTCACTGGGGTGAAAAACTCAGTGCCAAAGAAG TTGAGCAAATATTTAGGGAAGCCAACGTATCACCAAACGGACAAGTCAGGTATGAGGATTTTGTCAAGATCGCTTGTGCCCCTGTACCTGATTACTACTGA
- the LOC124307848 gene encoding mitochondrial coenzyme A transporter SLC25A42, whose protein sequence is MSSHVTSGCAEGSQVVLERLQATVMAGSAKSVGSSLPPSVAEKLTETKPTTQLLAEEQQISNTQRVSTSLVSGAIAGALAKTTIAPLDRTKINFQISQQPYSAKAAVKFLNNSYKNDGLLSLWRGNSATMARIVPYAAIQFTAHEQWKRILGIDRPEKNKTLSFLAGSLAGVTSQGLTYPLDLARARMAVTQKTEYRTLRQIFSRLYRREGVTAFYRGFTPTMLGVIPYAGFSFFTYETLKQLLAVYIVESPGLSTMSALICGAVAGMVGQTSSYPLDIVRRRMQTSAIKGGAYQSITTTIVKIYTEEGAFAFFKGLSMNWVKGPVAVGISFATYDVIRDGLRNVLS, encoded by the exons ATGAGCAGCCACGTAACGTCTGGCTGTGCAGAAGGCAGTCAGGTCGTCCTCGAACGCCTCCAGGCTACTGTGATGGCCGGCTCCGCCAAATCGGTTGGGTCATCCTTGCCCCCCTCTGTCGCCGAAAAGCTGACTGAAACGAAA CCTACGACACAACTCCTTGCCGAGGAGCAGCAGATTTCAAACACCCAGAGGGTCTCGACAAGTTTAGTTTCCGGTGCCATAGCAGGAGCGTTAGCTAAAACAACAATAGCTCCCTTGGATCGAaccaaaattaattttcaaatatcacaGCAGCCTTATTCAGCCAAAGCAGCTGTCAAATTTCTTAATAATTCATACAAAAATGATGGCCTACTGAGTCTTTGGCGAGGGAACAGCGCTACTATGGCAAGGATCGTACCCTATGCAGCTATCCAATTTACAGCCCACGAACAATGGAAGAGGATACTGGGCATTGATAGGCCAGAAAA GAACAAAACCCTGAGCTTTCTTGCGGGTTCCTTGGCCGGAGTTACGTCGCAGGGCTTAACTTATCCTTTGGATCTTGCACGAGCCAGAATGGCTGTCACGCAGAAGACTGAGTACAGAACACTCaggcaaattttttcacgtctttACAGGCGAGAAGGGGTGACTGCTTTTTACCGTGGTTTTACCCCTACAATGTTAGGCGTCATTCCGTATGCTGGATTCAGTTTCTTTACGTATGAAACTCTGAAGCAATTATTAGCTG TTTATATAGTTGAGAGTCCTGGCTTATCAACTATGTCAGCACTGATATGCGGAGCTGTAGCTGGAATGGTTGGCCAAACAAGTAGCTATCCTCTTGATATTGTTCGTAGAAGAATGCAAACATCAGCTATAAAAGGCGGAGCTTATCAATCAATAACCACAACCATAGTAAAAATATACAC AGAAGAGGGAGCGTTTGCCTTTTTCAAAGGTCTTAGCATGAATTGGGTCAAGGGTCCTGTAGCTGTTGGAATAAGTTTTGCAACTTACGACGTGATTCGAGATGGGCTGAGAAATGTTTTATCATAA